In Coccidioides posadasii str. Silveira chromosome 4, complete sequence, one genomic interval encodes:
- the YIM1 gene encoding zinc ion binding (EggNog:ENOG410PK9P~COG:C) produces MSSTESPSPSPWPMRTVIHRRPGSPPEVLSFDKGLVPSLPTETSVLVRVSHVALHPGTIILMHLVPSLFRHFPAIAETDFSGVVVGAGAGVPTAADSSTRSFPSGTPVFGSFQVPVHLSSGVLINAPCGGVGHFATQLLKHRDPEGHIVGICSLHKETLAKQLGCDEVIDYKAFPNSEHRSLAEYLTSWYGSTAEDKFDAIFDAYGSQDLWESSPGYLKSGKNHVYATVGPKVGCTYSAILGFLWKMAKNTIWPPALLGGVPRVYRQISAFLDTDGLEKCREVAVDGSVKAYLGGVWEMEEMMLAYKELTGGHAQGKLVIKVWDPEN; encoded by the exons ATGTCATCAACAGAAAGCCCGTCACCCTCACCATGGCCCATGCGTACCGTGATTCATCGGCGACCAGGTTCGCCGCCTGAGGTTTTGTCGTTCGATAAGGGACTTGTCCCGTCGCTTCCGACGGAAACTTCAGTCCTCGTTCGCGTGTCTCACGTGGCGCTCCATCCGGGAACTATCATCCTGATGCATCTCGTCCCTTCGTTGTTCCGCCATTTTCCAGCCATCGCGGAGACAGACTTCTCCGGAGTCGTTGTCGGGGCTGGCGCTGGTGTGCCGACAGCAGCAGACAGCAGCACCCGGAGTTTCCCCTCCGGCACGCCCGTTTTCGGTTCCTTTCAAGTTCCCGTTCATTTGAGCAGCGG AGTGCTTATCAATGCACCTTGCGGAGGGGTGGGACATTTCGCAACGCAATTACTCAAGCATCGCGATCCAGAGGGCCATATCGTGGGAATTTGTTCGCTACATAAAGAGACACTCGCAAAACAGCTAGGATGTGACGAAGTGATTGACTACAAGGCCTTTCCTAACAGCGAACACCGGAGCCTAGCAGAGTACCTAACCTCCTGGTATGGAAGCACAGCAGAGGACAAATTTGACGCTATTTTTGATGCATATGGAAGCCAGGACCTATGGGAATCATCACCGGGTTATCTAAAGAGTGGTAAAAATCATGTATACGCAACTGTTGGGCCAAAAGTTGGCTGTACATATTCGGCAATTCTTGGCTTCTTGTGGAAAATGGCGAAGAACACAATTTGGCCGCCGGCCTTGCTTGGCGGTGTACCCAGGGTGTACAGGCAGATATCCGCTTTCTTGGATACTGATGGTCTTGAGAAATGCCGTGAAGTTGCTGTGGATGGATCCGTAAAGGCTTACTTGGGTGGGGTGTGGGAGATGGAAGAGATGATGTTAGCATATAAGGAGCTCACCGGAGGCCATGCGCAGGGAAAACTGGTGATCAAAGTTTGGGATCCAGAGAATTGA
- the MVP1 gene encoding Sorting nexin mvp1 (EggNog:ENOG410PHPQ~COG:U~BUSCO:3548at33183) gives MSSLFGTPSDESPMAGKPSSFKSKSPLFDNEPSSFGAKSSALFADNVNSHADDSSPWGMPTSKKAARHEVLKSLLPATDVPESYVDVYDVALGSSDNRGNTGVGITTARKMLTSTHLDPDAQSKVMNIVAGGGDLATGSLSRSQFNVFLALVGLAQEGEDVTLDAVDERRKRLPRPNIPYIEKLTAQHDTNGAHTDNQPIPTQSNTSRQMRQDSFEDPELDPWGSHRIRQNSYENRHRLNINGFASSTGPGVNGTANNLATAYNSQVRSTADSNQPRESGAPSSGGTGAGWGGESFSNPSGGGFGNQGESGFAGGFGQSGDDQGNHNRNNSMPRSLGGGPISNNGVDEVIAIHMLPEKEGMFMFQHRNYEVKSARRGSSVIRRYSDFVWLVDCLQKRYPFRQIPLLPPKRIAVNGTHLTADSNAFLEKRRRGLVRFTNALVRHPVLNQEQLVVMFLTVPTVSAKKNCLHDSRQGLNSFKQELSIWRKQATISVQEEFSGKPLPPDLEDSLPPTLNDLFETVRSGVRRSSEVYINLCNLLDRLAKRNQGLAAEQFRFSRALQALTDSTADTYAVDRNEVPLLNDGIHSTAKHLITSQGLLEDEARAWDEGVLEDFKRQRDCLVAMRDMFDRKDRYAKDNILQLEKRIENNERKLQELRARPEGTVRAEDAKKLEDAIFKDKESIVQQHARGVLIKECVRDELYIFQRSQYHISRLHQDWSQERVKYAELQADNWRALCEEVEAMPTGD, from the exons ATGTCATCCCTCTTCGGCACCCCATCAGACGAATCCCCTATGGCGGGAAAGCCCTCGTCGTTTAAATCGAAGTCCCCGTTATTTGACAACGAACCCTCTTCCTTTGGTGCCAAGTCATCGGCGCTTTTTGCGGATAACGTCAACTCTCATGCTGACGACTCTTCGCCCTGGGGTATGCCTACATCCAAGAAGGCCGCGAGACACGAAGTCCTGAAATCGCTGCTCCCCGCGACGGATGTTCCAGAGAGCTATGTTGATGTGTATGATGTAGCTCTGGGGTCGAGTGATAATCGAGGGAATACTGGCGTTGGTATAACCACGGCTAGGAAGATGCTTACAAGCACACACCTGGACCCTGACGCGCAGTCTAAGGTTATGAATATTGTCGCTGGTGGGGGAGACCTTGCAACAGGAAGCCTTTCGAGAAGCCAGTTCAATGTTTTTTTGGCATTGGTGGGATTGGCGCAAGAAGGCGAGGATGTTACCCTCGATGCGGTTGATGAAAGACGGAAGA GACTTCCACGACCGAACATTCCTTATATAGAGAAATTGACAGCTCAGCATGATACAAATGGCGCTCATACTGATAACCAACCCATCCCGACACAATCGAATACGTCACGCCAGATGCGCCAGGACTCATTTGAAGACCCTGAATTAGATCCGTGGGGAAGTCACCGTATTCGCCAGAACTCATATGAAAACCGGCATCGACTGAATATTAATGGATTTGCTTCATCTACGGGGCCCGGTGTCAATGGCACAGCTAATAACTTGGCCACTGCATATAACAGCCAAGTAAGATCGACTGCTGATAGCAACCAACCCAGGGAATCTGGTGCCCCATCTTCTGGAGGCACCGGGGCTGGCTGGGGAGGAGAGTCATTCAGCAACCCTTCCGGCGGCGGCTTTGGCAACCAAGGGGAATCGGGGTTTGCCGGTGGTTTTGGCCAGTCAGGAGATGATCAGGGGAATCACAACCGGAATAATAGCATGCCTCGATCGCTAGGCGGAGGTCCCATAAGCAATAACGGAGTTGACGAGGTGATAGCGATTCATATGCTCCCGGAAAAAGAAGGCATGTTTATGTTCCAGCACCGAAACTACGAAGTTAAATCTGCGCGAAGAGGGAGTTCCGTTATCCGACGATATAGCGATTTCGTATGGTTGGTGGATTGTCTGCAGAAGAGATATCCGTTTCGGCAGATTCCTTTGCTGCCACCAAAGAGGATAGCAG TCAATGGTACTCACCTGACAGCGGATTCAAATGCTTTCCTGGAAAAGCGACGACGGGGCCTCGTCCGCTTCACCAACGCATTAGTTCGCCACCCAGTTTTAAATCAAGAACAACTAGTGGTAATGTTTCTTACCGTACCAACCGTAAGTGCTAAAAAGAATTGCCTCCATGACTCGAGACAAGGGCTTAACAGCTTTAAGCAGGAACTGTCCATTTGGCGAAAACAAGCCACTATTTCTGTCCAAGAAGAATTCTCCGGCAAACCTCTCCCGCCGGACCTCGAGGACTCGCTTCCGCCTACTCTCAACGACTTATTCGAGACCGTTCGTTCTGGTGTCCGTAGGTCCTCTGAGGTCTACATAAACCTATGTAATTTGCTCGACCGTCTCGCGAAGCGTAATCAGGGCCTTGCTGCCGAGCAATTCCGGTTTTCACGCGCTTTGCAAGCTTTGACAGATAGCACCGCGGATACGTATGCTGTTGATAGGAATGAAGTTCCATTGTTGAATGATGGAATTCATTCGACAGCGAAACATCTTATCACTAGTCAGGGTTTACTTGAGGATGAAGCCCGGGCTTGGGATGAAGGCGTTTTAGAGGATTTCAAACGGCAACGGGATTGCCTTGTTGCAATGCGAGATATGTTTGATCGGAAGGACCGATATGCGAAGGATAATATTCTTCAGCTAGAGAAACGCATTGAAAATAATGAGAGGAAACTGCAGGAACTTCGAGCGAGGCCCGAGGGAACGGTGAGGGCTGAGGATGCTAAGAAGCTAGAGGATGCTATTTTCAAG